The Herminiimonas arsenitoxidans sequence GGTACGTGGTCGGGTGAAGTGCGATATTGCGTTGGCAAAAGGCAAGAAAGAATACGACAAGCGCAATACGGAAAAAGATCGCGACTGGATGCGTGAGCATCAAAAGATCATGAAGATACATCGTCGTTAAAACTACCTTTGTGAATGTCCGCAATCGGCCAATAGCGGACATCTGGAGAGGTAAAAAGCGACCATCAGGTCGCCTTTTTTTATGCACCTTGCGTCAGAACGCCCACTTTGCCCGAACCGAAGCTGTGTGATTCAGATAGTCTGACCGACCTTCAGCGTCGTAACGGAAGGCGACTTCCGTACCACTCGAGGCCAGCATGCTGTAGCCGATACCGCCACGCACCAGCCATGGCGAATGGTCTATGCCAGTCGTCACGAACGATAGTCCCGGTGCACCAGCATACGCAGCAACGATGTTGCCTTGCTTATTAATCGTGTCGTAACCAACGCCAAAGTTGACATCTAGACGTGAGGTTTTTGAGAAGCGATGCTGCAGATAAGTATCGGCACCAATCACAAATGCATCTGTTTTATTTGAGCCAACATTCAGATTCAATGCATCGGCACCGCTCTCGCTATAACTCTGCGACTTTAACCATGTGTAATCGGCACGTAGTGCAGGTGTCAGCGTCGTCTTCTCGTTTAACTCAAACGCTTGCGCAATGGCAGCGCCTACATGCGCACTGTAGGTGCGGTAGTCAGCACGCGCAGTACGGCTCAAGCCACCAAAGTCGATATAGCGTGTGGATTTACTGTCGTTCAGACCGATATCACCCTGGAACGAGAAAGTACGATTGCCGCCAATGTCTTTGCTGCCGTAGGCAGAAATTACATGAGAGTCGATGTTGGCACGTTGTGAGGTTCCGCTTAGGTCCGTGTTGCCCTCGACTGATGTCTTGGCGTAACCATAGGCCATACCAAAGCGGGCACCAGGTGCGACTTCTGCATCGGAGCCCAGCGCCAGACCCCAGGTATCAGCAGTGAAGCCAGCCACACCACTGCGATTATCCTGTTCGGCGCGCGAACCAAATACCTTGCCCCAGGCGTTCTTGTTGGTGAATGCATCACCGCCCGACAAGCCAGTCACACCTGAACTACTGCTATTGCGATTCTGAACCAGACCTTGGAAGGTCGACAAGCCCCCCTGGACGGCTTGATTGCCAGAGATGATCGGAAGCGACTGAGCAGTCGCACGTGCCACATCACGATTGTTCGAGAGCTGGCCGAATGCATTGACGACAGTCGCCATGTCGCCGCTGGCACCACCATTCAACAATCCATCAAGAACTTTGGCAGCACCTGCGGCAGACCCTGTACTCTGTTCTCTCACCGCGTCTGCAATGCCCGTGGTACTGGCTGAAAGCACGCGTAGGTCAACACTGTGGCTATTCAAAATAGCTTCGAAATTGAAGAGTGCCGAGTTATCGGTAACGGCAAAGGTGGTGGCATTCAATGTGCCTGCCTTGATGATGTTACTCAACACATTATTGTTTGCCAGCGTATTGCCGCCTTTCACATCCACATCAATTTTGGCGTTTGCGGTAAAGTTTGCGATACCTGAGACGTCCAGTTTGCCGTACTGCGCGGTACTGATCGCATCGATGCGCAACAGGCCGTTCGCACTTTGCTGATAGTCACCATTGATAGCGAGTGTGCCAGTTTCTGCATGAACGATGGCACCGTTCGCCACCGTCGTGCTGCCGACCGAGCCGGTACCCATCAAAGTGCCACCGTTGTTGACAGTCACCGCGCTGCTATTGGTATTGCTTACGCGCAGTGCACCAGCGTTAATAATCGTGCCGCCGGTATAGGTGTTGAGGCCATTCAAGGTCAGCGTACCGCCACCTTCTTTAGTCAAGATGCCAGCACCTGAGAGCGCGCCGTTCAGGTTCAGATTGTTGCTGCCAGATACTGTCAAGTTGGCATTGAGTGCCACGTCATTTGTGAGCGTCACCTGACTGCTGGCTTCCAGAGTAGATGCACCGTCGACCGTGAGTGCACCGGTACCGAGTGCGGCGTTATTGCCTACACTCAGTCCGCCCGCGTTCAATATCACGCCACCGCCGAAGGTACTCGCGCCGCCCAGCGTCTGCATACCCGCGCCATTTTTAACCAGGCCGCCACTGCCGACTATGCTGCCATTAAAAACGCTGTCGTTAGCGCTGCCGAAGCTTAAGGCATTGCCACCTAACGCGACCGAGCTGCCAGCAACGCCAGCCAGCCTACCGATTGTCTGATTGCCACTGGCGCTGATATCCAGCGTGCCAGTGCCGGTCAGATTCACCCCGCCAGTTGAGGCCAGGTTACCGCCCGCACCGATCGCCAGCGTACCCGCGTTGATGGTCGTACCACCAGTGTATGAGTTAGCACCTGTCAGTGTTAAGGTTCCTGCGCCACTTTTGAGAATGCCACCGAGACCGTAAATTGGGCCGCCCAGCGTCAGTGCATTGCTACCCAACAGATTCAAAACTGTTCCGGAAGCGAGGCTGATGTTGTTGCCTACGTTAAGCGCAGTGGAGGCGTCGATGGATGCGCTGCGTTCAACTGTAAGCGCGCCCGTGCCGAGGGCGCCGTTGTTGCCAAGCTCCAGGCCACCAGCGTTGAGCGTTACGCCGCCGCTGAAGGTGTTGGCACCAGAGAGTGTCTGAATGCCGTTACCGTTTTTCACCAGACGGCCGGTGCCTGCGATCATACCGTCGTAGTTGCCGTCACCGGCACCGCCCAGCGTAAG is a genomic window containing:
- a CDS encoding autotransporter outer membrane beta-barrel domain-containing protein, producing MNRCFKTVFNRALGVWQTTSELTTVAGKTSNKAVAVVVFGVFISANSMVAGAIDLPTAGDSYDISGLGNQTINTLSGVSDTTVSLGSNALTLGDNSNQSYAGVISGNGALVKTGAGVQTLGGVNTFSGGVTLNAGGLVVGNNAALGTGALSIGGATTLDANGAVALANNIVLNAGLTVLGSNDLTVNGNISGTGGLTKNGAATLTLNGSNTYTGGTNINAGTLALGAGASLNTSGIVNLATGATFDLSAGNGTQSFGTLSGNGSIYLGANSLSIGDPTNGTFSGSIGGTGGLIKESTGTTSLTGSNTYSGGTLINGGTLAIAAGGSLAASSAINLTATGTGFDISAGGNQAIGQLNGVAGATVNLGGNTLTLGGAGDGNYDGMIAGTGRLVKNGNGIQTLSGANTFSGGVTLNAGGLELGNNGALGTGALTVERSASIDASTALNVGNNISLASGTVLNLLGSNALTLGGPIYGLGGILKSGAGTLTLTGANSYTGGTTINAGTLAIGAGGNLASTGGVNLTGTGTLDISASGNQTIGRLAGVAGSSVALGGNALSFGSANDSVFNGSIVGSGGLVKNGAGMQTLGGASTFGGGVILNAGGLSVGNNAALGTGALTVDGASTLEASSQVTLTNDVALNANLTVSGSNNLNLNGALSGAGILTKEGGGTLTLNGLNTYTGGTIINAGALRVSNTNSSAVTVNNGGTLMGTGSVGSTTVANGAIVHAETGTLAINGDYQQSANGLLRIDAISTAQYGKLDVSGIANFTANAKIDVDVKGGNTLANNNVLSNIIKAGTLNATTFAVTDNSALFNFEAILNSHSVDLRVLSASTTGIADAVREQSTGSAAGAAKVLDGLLNGGASGDMATVVNAFGQLSNNRDVARATAQSLPIISGNQAVQGGLSTFQGLVQNRNSSSSGVTGLSGGDAFTNKNAWGKVFGSRAEQDNRSGVAGFTADTWGLALGSDAEVAPGARFGMAYGYAKTSVEGNTDLSGTSQRANIDSHVISAYGSKDIGGNRTFSFQGDIGLNDSKSTRYIDFGGLSRTARADYRTYSAHVGAAIAQAFELNEKTTLTPALRADYTWLKSQSYSESGADALNLNVGSNKTDAFVIGADTYLQHRFSKTSRLDVNFGVGYDTINKQGNIVAAYAGAPGLSFVTTGIDHSPWLVRGGIGYSMLASSGTEVAFRYDAEGRSDYLNHTASVRAKWAF